The Manihot esculenta cultivar AM560-2 chromosome 1, M.esculenta_v8, whole genome shotgun sequence genome has a window encoding:
- the LOC110620260 gene encoding serine/threonine-protein kinase STY17 — MAIEEDVESCGSRAVDSYSQANPRHHVQKLEVYNEVLRRIQEFNYEEANLPGFDDQLWLHFNRLPARYAMDVNVERAEDVLTHKRLLQLAEHPANRPAFEVRLVQVYPIHNEMSFDSILSDCAMKEDAQSSYMPSRQSVHPPPTFGSTPNLEALAFQANRYHVQDGDSAVNSASRFSWPMHEITFSTVDRPKLLSELTFLLAEIGLNIQEAHAFSTVDGFSLDVFVVDGWPREETEELRNALEKEILKFKEQSCSKKASVSAASKQNETRVRTLPDCIEIPSDGTDVWEIDSSQLKIENKVASGSYGDLYRGTYCSQEVAIKILKPERVSEELLREFSQEVYIMRKIRHKNVVQFIGACTRPPNLCIVTEFMARGSIYDFLHKQKGVFKLPSLIKVATDVSRGMSYLHQNNIIHRDLKTANLLMDENEVVKVADFGVARVQTQSGVMTAETGTYRWMAPEVIEHKPYDHKADVFSFAIVLWELLTGELPYSYLTPLQAAVGVVQKGLRPTIPKNAHPKLSELLERCWRQDPSQRPNFSEIIDILQQIDKEVRNEKGDRRKDKSSGGFFSALIRGHH, encoded by the exons ATGGCGATTGAAGAGGACGTAGAGAGTTGTGGAAGTAGAGCAGTGGACTCCTACTCGCAGGCGAATCCTCGACACCACGTGCAAAAACTAGAGGTGTATAACGAGGTGCTTAGGCGAATACAGGAGTTCAATTATGAAGAGGCGAATCTTCCTGGCTTTGATGATCAGCTTTGGCTTCATTTCAATCGATTACCTGCGAG ATATGCAATGGATGTGAATGTGGAGAGAGCAGAAGATGTGCTTACGCATAAGAGACTACTGCAGTTGGCGGAACATCCAGCTAATCGACCTGCGTTTGAAGTTCGTCTTGTGCAG GTTTATCCTATCCACAATGAAATGTCTTTTGATTCTATCCTTTCAGACTGTGCAATGAAAGAAGATGCACAGAGTTCTTATATGCCAAGCAGACAGAG TGTCCATCCACCACCTACATTTGGCTCAACACCTAATCTTGAAGCACTTGCATTTCAAGCCAATAGATACCATGTTCAAGATGGAGATAGTGCTGTGAATTCAGCATCACGTTTTTCTTG GCCTATGCATGAGATCACTTTTTCAACAGTTGATCGGCCAAAACTCCTTAGTGAG TTGACCTTCTTACTTGCGGAGATTGGATTGAACATTCAAGAAGCTCATGCTTTTTCCACTGTTGATGGGTTTTCTTTGGATGTGTTTGTTGTTGATGGTTGGCCTCGTGAG GAAACTGAGGAGCTTAGAAATGCTCTGGAAAAGGAAATCTTAAAGTTTAAG GAGCAGAGTTGTTCAAAAAAAGCTTCTGTTTCTGCTGCTAGCAAGCAAAATGAAACAAGGGTCAGAACCCTTCCTGACTGCATAGAAATACCTAGTGATGGAACTGATGTCTGGGAAATTGATAGCAGtcaattaaaaatcgaaaacaAAGTTGCATCTGGATCATATGGTGATCT ATATAGAGGCACATATTGTAGTCAGGAAGTGGCAATCAAAATCCTCAAGCCTGAGCGTGTCAGTGAAGAATTGCTTAGAGAGTTTTCACAAGAAGTTTACATAATGAG GAAAATTCGGCATAAGAATGTAGTACAATTCATAGGTGCATGCACCCGACCTCCAAACTTGTGCATTGTTACAG AGTTCATGGCCAGAGGAAGTATATATGATTTTCTCCACAAACAGAAGGGTGTGTTTAAGCTCCCATCCTTAATCAAAGTGGCAACTGATGTGTCCAGGGGAATGAGTTATCTTcaccaaaataatataattcatAGGGACCTGAAAACTGCCAATCTTCTCATGGATGAAAATGAA GTTGTTAAGGTTGCTGATTTTGGGGTTGCCAGGGTGCAAACTCAATCTGGAGTAATGACTGCTGAAACCGGAACATACCGGTGGATGGCACCAGAG GTGATTGAACACAAACCATATGATCACAAGGCTGATGTTTTCAGCTTTGCAATAGTATTATGGGAACTTCTAACAGGAGAA CTTCCTTACTCATACTTGACCCCATTGCAAGCAGCAGTAGGTGTGGTGCAAAAG GGTCTACGGCCTACAATTCCCAAGAATGCTCATCCAAAACTTTCAGAACTTCTTGAGAGATGCTGGCGGCAAGATCCAAGTCAGAGACCCAACTTCTCCGAAATTATAGATATCCTTCAGCAAATAGACAAAGAG GTGAGAAACGAGAAGGGAGATCGACGCAAGGATAAATCATCAGGTGGCTTTTTTTCAGCACTGATAAGGGGTCACCATTAA